Below is a window of Vibrio fortis DNA.
CACTGCTTGAAGCAATCCCAGAAAAAGCTTAATTCGCGTTTTTCGTAGAAATAAAAACAGGTACTCATTGAGTACCTGTTTTTTTAGATAACGATATTTCGATAAGGATCGTTAAGCACGCTCTGCTGCGTAAGCCGCTAGCTCATCGATTGATGTTTGAGCCACAATCTCACCATCAATAGAGTAAGTCACGATTTCGCCTTCACGTACACCAATCAAAGTCGCTTTGTCACCATTTTGGTATGTGATGCTCATTTGAATCGTGTTTTCATCCAACTGCATCATTTCACCACGTTCAATCACACGGTTTTGAGTCAGAGGTGCAATTGGCGCTTCAGTTAGAGATTTATCGAGCTGATGGTTGATGTCGATGTAAGTATCAGTTTTGCTGTCGAAGATATGCGGTGTACCAGTAATCGGGTTTTTGCCCGTCCAGAACTCAAGCGAGTTAAAGACCAAGTAGTCAGCAGCAACAGTTAAACCGTATACAGGTGCCAGCAGCATGTTAAGTCCACCACGCGCATAACGGTTATCTACAGCTTTAAGGTTAAACTGCATTAGGTAACCCGTAACCGCATTGCTGCCTACACAGCCAGAAAGAGCGACCGATGCCACTGCTAATGCTACGATCTTTGTGATTGTTTTCTTCATAACGATCTCAGTTGATTAATTTACTCACCAAAAAAAGGCGCTGGATAGTACCAATCCCAACTCTTAGAAATATCAGCGTAAAATCAACAAATTGTCAGGATTAATACAGCAAACGAGCGCATTGATTAACTTTGAATCAACGTCGATTCCAATCACAAAGCCCACCAATTAAAAATTTTTATCGTCACCGTAAAGTGATTGATTCGTACTAAAAATCAACGATTGATACATTCCGATTTAACCCATTATCTATTCGTTGAGAACCCTAAATGGCAAGACTAAAACCTAATCAACCATTCGAACTTCTTGGTCAATCTGTACAACCAGGCCACAGAATGGAGATTGAGCTTCAAGCGGCTCAGCTGTATACCCACTCACCGCTATCGATCCCTATTGAGGTGATTCATGGTCGTCAGGCAGGACCAACGTTGATGGTAAACGCAGCGATTCATGGTGACGAACTCAATGGCGTAGAGATTGCACGTCAACTGACGAATGCTATCGAACCGAAAAAGCTAAAAGGTACCTTGATTGTTGTACCTATAGTTAACGTGTTTGGCTTTATTCATAAATCACGCTACCTTCCTGATCGCCGCGACCTAAACCGCTGCTTCCCAGGGAGTGAGAAAGGCTCACTGACATCGCGTATCGCACACACTTTCTTTGAGAATATTGCGACGCGTTGTGATTACATCTTGGATTTGCATACAGGTGCTATTCACCGCACTAACCTGCCTCAGATTCGCGCGAACTTGTCGAACCCTGAGACATTAAGAATTGCTAACGCATTCGCAACCCCAGTGATCATCGACTCGCCACTGCGTGACGGCTCACTGCGCAGCGAAGCAGAAAAACTGGGAATTCCAGTACTCACGTACGAAGGAGGGGAAGCGCTACGCTTTGACCACCTTGCAATTCGTGCTGGTTACTTGGGCGTTCACCAAGTAATGAAAGCGATTGGTATGCTAAGACCAAACCGTAAGAAGCTACCAGAGCCTGTGATCAGTCGCTCCACCAGCTGGATCCGTGCAGAATCTGACGGCATCTTACGTAACATGGTAAGACTGGGCGAAAAGGTTGAAGCCGGACAAACTCTTGCGTACGTCAGTTCACCACTGGGTAATCAAGAGAGCCAAATCATCACTAAGAAAGGCGGTATTGTGATTGGTCAGCAAACGCTGCCATTGGTTAATGAAGGTGACGCCGTATTCCACATTGCTTACTTTAATCAAGATGATGAAGATGTAGAACAGTCAGTAGAAAACTACATTGAAGAAGTCGCGGAAGAAGATTGGTTGACGACGCTGAATAACTGATCGCTCACCGAGCGATAAACCAAACTCCACAAAAAAGGCCCCAGTCGCTTAATACGATTGAGGCCTTTTCTTTACCAGGCGAGTAAACTCAACCTCGTAGAATCTGAATCTTATTCAGCGTCAAGCTCAGCTGCTGCTGCGCGAGCTTTTGCACGTGCTTCACGCGCTTGCTCTGCTTTTAGCTCTTTAGCATGACGAAGTTCATCACGCTCTTTACGCTGCTCTGCTTTACGCTCGTTACGCTCAGCTTGGTTAGCAACGAAAGACGCTAGCTCTTTCTCTGCCCACTCTTGTGCTTGAGCTTCAGTTTCAAAACCCGTTTCACGCTTAGAAACGCGAGTTGAGCGAGATGTTACTTGACGAGTAATCTCTGCACACCAGCCATTGCGTTTTTCAGAAAGGCGGATATCAAATTTTTTGGTCTTAGACATGTTCTGTATTTCCTAAGGGAGATCATTAAGGGATCGGTCAACTTTGATAACTCCATCTATGTGAGCATCTTTTAACACCATCCCTTGGTAAGCGCGGTATTAGAGCACAAATCAGTAAACATTGCTGCAAATATTTGCAGCGGATCACACTCCAATCGAGCAAATCGTTTGCGACTCAATGTTCTCGATTTCATTCATCCTTGTTTACCCTTCGTTTAACAGACAACAAAGCGTTAATGATGAAATGAACTATGCTCAAACTTAGGCAAGTGAACCCATTAATCGACCAGATTGCCCATCAACGTTCAATGCCTTAACTACTCCGCCCATAATTAAAATAGCTAAGGAGTCGCTATGGATAGCTTCATTAAAAATCTACCAAAAGTTGAGCTACACCTACATATAGAGGGCACGCTAGAGCCAGAGCTGATGTTTGAGTTAGCAAAAAGAAACAACATCGACATCCCTTTCGATACCCCAGAGCAAGTGCGCCAAGCGTATCAGTTTCATAATCTACAATCGTTTCTCGACATCTATTACCAAGGTGCCAATGTTCTTATTCATGAACAGGATTTCTATGACCTAACTTGGGCTTATTTACTCAAGTGCCAACAAGACAATGTGATTCATACCGAGATCTTTTTTGACCCACAAACACACACAGAGCGAGGGATTGAGTTTGAAACAGTCATCACAGGTATCACTCGTGCTCTCAAACAAGCCGATCAAGAACTCGGGATAAGTAGCCAAGTAATCATGTGTTTCTTACGCCACCTTGATGAAGAGAGCGCCTTTGAAACACTCAATCGCGCCCTCCCCTACAAAGAACACATAATTGGCGTCGGACTCGACTCTTCCGAACTGGGTCACCCACCTGAAAAATTTCAACGCGTGTTTCAAGAAGCTCTTAACCACGGCTTTCTAAGTGTGGCTCATGCTGGTGAAGAAGGGCCTGCTCAGAATATTCGAGGCGCGATAGAAGTATTAGGTGTCACCCGAATAGATCATGGCGTGCGCTGCAGTGAAGACCCAGAACTCGTGTCAGAGCTTGCCGCTCGTCGCATGCCGTTAACGGTTTGTCCGCTGTCGAACACCAAGCTCAAAGTCTTTGAAACCATGCAACAACACAACATCATCGAATTGCTGAGAAAAGGACTGTGCGTGACCATAAATTCGGATGACCCCGCCTATTTTGGTGGCTATATGAATGATAACTTCTTAGCCGTTGCACATGCTCATGATGTCACAGAACAAGAGATCGCACAGTTGAGTATCAACGCCATTGAAGCAAGTTTCATCTCCCCTCACGCCAAGGAAGATATGATCACCCAAGTTCGACACTATCTTGCTAATCATTAAACTCGGATAACAGGGGTAAACGAAAAAAGGAAGCGCGCGGCTTCCTTTTTCAATCTTTAGATACTGATAACGAATGCTTTAACCTGGGTGGCCATCGACTCTCGGCGTCAATAGCATCATACCGAACTTAAGTACGTACATACCGAATGCCAATACCCACAACCCAGCGCTAATGTTAATGATAGGCATCATATAAGCTGGGAAGAAACTGACTCCGACGCTTCGCAGTATTGCCGCTAGGATTAACGCAGCAAATGCTAACGCCATATTCGGACCTTTATAGATAGCACGCCCTGTGTGACCCATAGTAACACGAGCAATCATCGCCAAGATCAAACCACTTAGGCCGCCAATCGCAAACAGGTGGATCATGTTGTGTCCGGCAAAAGGGCTGTCCAGCAAGCCACGTAGTAACAAACTCAATGGAATACACAAATATGCGGCATGCAGTGACCAGACCAACGGCTCAGATAATGTCGCCCAAGGCTTCCAACGTATCACACGCACCAATTGCACAAGACCAGCAAACAACATCAAAGGCTTACCCACTTCAACAAAGGTCAATGGGAAGAAGCTTAAAACAAACAATCCAACTAACGGCAGGTTTGCCAACCACTCTAGCCATAGCAAAGGCTGTGGCTTATCAAAATTAAAACGACGTGCAGTGAAGAATGGAATCACTCTTCCCCCCATCACCGACAACAATAAGGTGAACCACCACAACATCGCATGCCAAACCGCTGAAGAAGGAAATGGAGGCATACCTTTAATGGTTGCGTAGCTAGCAAAGTTAGCGACGATCGCCAGAATAAACAGCGGAACGAAGAATAGATTTTTCCATCCTTTTGCATGCACAACTCGAAAACCGATCTCGTAAGCTGCAAACGCCAAAAACAGTGCTTCAATCGATGAGATTAACCACAACGGTGCCGGTGTCCAAAACAGAATCCGAGGCGCGAGCCATAAACCAACCAAAGCAGCGAGACGATAATGCTTAGTACCATTGACGCCCGTCCACGTCTGCACAGCGGTTAAAACAAACCCCACGACAATCGCCATCGAAAAACCAAATAACATTTCATGGACGTGCCACCATAAGGCAGGGACTTGCAAAGCCTCTGGCTGGCCGTTTTGGAACATGTATACCCAAAGAACAATCGCGAGTACCGCATAGATGCTACCGAGGAAGAAGAAGGGTCTAAAGCCCAGGCGTAAATAAGCGGGAATCGCATCCTCGACACTTTTGTCTGTGATATTTAACAAAGTCGCTCCTAGATTAATAAGCGTGTCGCCTAAGCGAATTCAAACAGGCTTGGCGATAGTTTCACATATAACTAGGTTAATGCATGAAACATTCCAACATTATAAACCGCTGTATTTATTGCTTTTAACCCAAATACCCAAGTAATTTAGAGTCATTTTAACACAGCAGTATGAGTCAATTAGACTTACAGGTGTCTTAAAGTTATATGCTGACTTTTATTGGTATCCCTCATATAGTAGGAGAGGCTTTCAACAATAAACAGACAAGGATGGCGATGTATATTTTTGGCTACGGCAGTTTAATTAACTCTTCTTCACGACAACTTACCGGACAGACTGGCAAGGCAATCCCTGCAATCGTTGATGGCTTAGTCAGACATTGGAGTAAAATCGACGACAGCTATGTGCTCTCTCCTTTGATCGTGAATCAAGGGCAGGGACAAGTAAATGGTGTATTACTTGAAGTCGATGAAGTGGCACTCGTTGAGTTTGACCGTCGTGAGCGCGGCTATCACCGCATTGAATTAAACCCTGATCAGATCGAAGCACATCAAGGCTTTGATCCTTCACAAACGATCTGGGTTTACATTAAAGATGAGATTGAAGCACCCTGCAACAATAGTCCGATCGTTCAAACGTATGTCGACACGGTCATCGCAGGCTGTTTGGAGATATCCGAGAGTTTTGCTTCTCACTTTGTCCAGCACACACAAGGTTGGCAACATCCTATGGTTAATGATCGCCACCAGCCTAAATATGGCAACCTCGCGGGTGTATCTGAGCACCACCACAGCATCATTGATGACCTACTTCTAGTGGTGCGCAGCTCATAAATATCTAAACGATGCGAACTCCTGCTGGCATCATACGCTCTGGTGTCAGCAGGACACTTTCAGACTCATCATCCGTTTCAGCACACAGCAGCATGCATTCCGATGTATGACCACGCATCTTGGCCTTTGCCAGGTTACACAGCACCACCACTTGCTTACCCATCAACTCTTCTTCTGTGTAGTAAGGCACTAAGCTCGTGACTGTCTGTAGGGTTTTCTCACCGACATCGATCTGAACAATGTAGAGTTTGTCTGCATTTTCATGACGAGCAACCTCAATGATCTTACCCACACGCATCTCTAACTTAGCAAAATCACCGTACGCAATCGTATCCATATCTACTCCCTTATTATTGATTAAATTAACTTTTACTTAATTTTAGTAAAGTGTAAACATTTACACTAGCACTAAAGCTAATAATTACAAGCGGTAAAGATCTCAATATTGGAAGTAAAAGATAAGTTTGATTGCCATAGTATCAGTGACGGTGTTAAATAGGAGCGGTACTGAGTAGAGGTAAAAAATGGCAACAATAAAAGATGTGGCAAAGGAAGCCGGTGTATCTGTCGCAACGGTATCCCGTGTAATTAACAAGTCCCCTAAGGCAAGCGCAAGCTCAATTGAGTCTGTCACGCAAGCCATGAAAAAGCTGGGCTACCGCCCTAACGCCAATGCTCGTGCATTAGTCAGTCAAAGTACCAATACCGTGGGTGTTTTGGTTGGTGATATCTCAGACCCTTTCTTCGGGACACTGGTTAAATCGGTCGATAATGTGGCGCGTGAAAACGGCAAACATATTCTCGTCGGTAATGGCTCGCACGACCGTGAAGAAGAGAAGCAAGCTATAGAGCTCTTAATCAACAACCGCTGCGAGTCTTTAGTGATTCACTCTAAAGGCCTTACCGATGAAGAACTCATCGCGTATGCAAAAGAAGTAAAAGGCTTGGTGGTCATTAATCGTTACATCGAAGAGATTGGTGAGCGCTGTATCTTCCTCGATAACCAAAAAGGCGCTTACCTAGCGACCGAATATCTAATCCGTCATGGTCACCGCAATATCGCCTGCATCGCTTCGTCAATCAACATTGAAGATGCCGACGAACGTGTTCAAGGCTACCGAGCAGCACTGCGTGATTACGACATCGAGCTGCCAGATAGCTATATCGAAAGCTCACAACCGAGCAGTGAAGGTGGCGAATACGCCATGACTAACTTGCTTACCAAATCGCTACCCATTACAGGTATAGTCGCTTATAACGACTACATGGCCGCCGGTGCCCTATCCGTGTTAGACGAAAATGGCATTCAAGCACCCGATCAAATGTCGATTGTCGGCTTTGATGACGGCTTGATCGCTCGCTATGTCTCACCAAAGCTGACCACCATTCGTTATCCAATTCAGATCATGGCAGAGAAGGCGACACGTCTTGCACTACAACTTGCCAAACAGGAAGTTACCAGCTCAGAAACAATGAGATTCTCTCCGACTCTGGTTCGCCGAAATTCTGTATCAAAAGTCAGCTAGAATCTCTGCTAGCTACTGATAAGAACAGCTGCGTTACTTAAAACACTCTATCCACAGCACTCTGCCAATAGACAAAAAAAAAGCCCTAGCGAAAAACGTTCGCTAGGGCTTTGTTACCATACTCTCACTAATGTATTTTAGTCATTCCCTCGTCAGTAATCTCCCCATAACGAGGTTCACCACACCCTTTGAGCTGAGTGGCTCAGTCTGAACAATCCCCCGAAAATTCAAACTGATAGCAAGTTTGGTAGCGATACTCTTGTTCAGGTCTAAGAATACAGCTCTCTTGCTTCCACTCTGGATGGTTTGGCGAGTCTGGTAAAAACTGAGTTTCCAACGCGACACCTGCGTAATCTTGATAGCTTGTACCGGAACGATTTGGCGTTCCTGCCAACCAGTTCCCAGTATAAAGCTGCATCGCAGGCTTGGTCGTAAACACTTTTAAAGTGACAAGTGCGTCAGGCGAAGTCACCGTCGCGGCACATTTACCCGCTCGACACTCTTCCGCTAACAGAAATGAATGGTCATAACCTTTGGCATTTTTCTGCTGCTCATCGCCCATCAAACGCTCTGAGATCATCGTAGGCCGATTGAAATCAAAGCTGGTCGATTTCACCGATTTAAGCCCACTCAACGGAATGCCCGATTTATCAGTCGGTAAATACTGAGACGCATTAATGCTGACGATATGCGACAAGCAATCTTGCTCTAACTCTGCTCCCAGCAAGTTGAAGTAGGCATGGTTGGTTAGGTTAACCACGGTCTCTTTATCGGTTGTGGCAAAGTAGTCGATGGATACTCGGTTATCTTCTGTCAGTTGATAACGCACCGATACCTTAAGGGTACCCGGGAATCCTTGGTCACCATCTTGAGAAGTTAATTCATAAGTCACCGAGCTTTCGGTTTGCTCTTGAGTAGTCCAACGGCGCTTATCAAAACCGTTAGGACCACCATGCAGAGTGTTCCCTGCCTGATTGACATCGACCTTATGGTTAACACCATCAATCTTGAAACGCCCCTTTGCAATGCGATTAGCGTAGCGGCCGACTGTGGTTCCCATATAACTGGCTTGCTTATTGAAGTTTTCCATTGAGTTTACGCCCAATAGCACTTCTCTCTTATTCCCTTTTACTGGCAGGATACAGCTCAACCATGTCGCGCCAATATCCATCAGTGTCACTTCCATGCCTTGTTGGTTGGTTAATGTCACCAACTGAGCAGATTGCCCATCATAGGCTGCCGTTTGAGTCATTGACTGATGCAAACTTTGCGCTTGTGTCATCCTATATTCCTTCCTAGTGCCAGCAAAAAGCCTCTACAAAAGTGCAAAGGCTTTACTATTTGGCCTACCATGATCTTTTTACTTCAGCAGACCTATAATCAAAGGGTTAGATTACTTCAACTATGCCCGCTCCGTCTTTCGCTTGGCACACATAAATGGATTCTTTTAGACCTGTAGCTGCTTGATATTTCTGCTCTACCGTCGCTTTGATTTCGTCAACCAGTGTTGGTGGCACTATGGCTACAATACAGCCACCAAAGCCGCCGCCCGTCATACGCACGCCACCTTCATCGCCAATCACCTCTTTAACCATTTCAACCAACACGTCGATCTCATTAACGGTGATTTCAAAATCATCACGCATTGAAGCATGGGATTCCGCCATCAGTTCGCCCATGCGTTTCATGTCATGATTACGCAATGCAACGGCCGCTTCCTCTGTGCGATCGTTCTCAGTAATCACGTGACGAGCACGCTTAGCCACCATCTCATCCAGCTCATCCACTTTTGCATTGAACTGCTCAATCGTGACATCACGAAGTGCAGGCACACCAAAGATGCGTGCAGCTTCTTCACACTGCTCACGACGAGTGTTGTATTCACTGTCGACCAAGCCACGTTTCTTGTTAGAGTTGATGATCACCACTGCCATATCTTCTGGCATTGAAACGGGTGTCGTTTCTAGACTACGGCAGTCCAAAAGCATTGCGTGATTGGCTTGGCCTTCCGCAGAAATCATTTGATCCATGATGCCGCAGTTACAGCCAACAAATTCGTTTTCAGCTTGTTGACCGTTTAGTGCGATTTCAGCTTGGCTGATCTCCAAGTTGTAAAGCACCTTGAAGGTTTGACCAATCACCACCTCTAAAGCTGCTGAAGAACTTAATCCCGCACCTTGAGGCACATTACCGGTTACCGAAATATCGGCACCATTGAACTCATAGCCACGCGCTTTCAGACACTTCACCACACCACGAATGTAGTTCGCCCACATTTTGTCTTGTTGAAAGGTGATCTCTTGGGTTAAGTCGAACTCATCCACTGCATCACCATAGTCAACCGATACCACTCGCACGATGTTGTCTTCACGTTTCGCTGCCGCCACCACTGTTTGGTAGTTAATGGCACACGGTAGGACAAAACCATCATTGTAATCGGTGTGTTCACCTATCAGGTTTACACGGCCTGGCGCTTGGATGATATGAGTCGGAGCGTAATTGAGTACCGCATTGAAAGACGCTTTTGCATTTTGGATTAGATCAGACATAAGGAGACTCTCTGGTTAAACTTTTATTCAATTGATTGTGGCCCCTTATCGGCACCACTTTAATTCTGTTCGATTCCCTATCACGTTCATCTCTCCCGGCTGGGAATGACAACATCAGCTTCTTAGCTTTTAGACTCCTAGAAACTTCACGTCTTAGGCGTCTCATCTGTCGTCATTCCAGAACCGAGGGACGAGGTATCAGGAATCTCGCTTGTTACGCACGAAGCAGGGTATTACTGCTCTTTGTAATGCACGTCACTCAAGTCACGTAGACGCTGTGCCGCTTGCTCTGCCGTGAGGTCGCGTTGCGATTCTGCTAGCATTTCGTAGCCCACCATGAACTTGCGCACCGATGCGCTACGCAGTAGTGGTGGGTAGAACAGCGCATGCAGTTGCCAATGGTCGATGTCAGTACCCTCTTCGAAGAATGGCGCATAGTGCCAGCCCATTGAATATGGGAATGAACATTGGAACAGGTTGTCGTAGCGACTTGTTAGTTTCTTAATCGCAACCGCCAAATCATCACGTTGCTCGTCGGTCAGTTCACTCATACGACGGATGTGTGTTTTTGGTAGCAACATGGTTTCGAACGGCCAAGCGGCCCAGTAAGGCACAACGGCAATCCAGTGCTCGGTTTCAACTACCGTGCGTGAGCCGTCTTTCATTTCTGCTTCTACGTAATCCACCAACAGGTTTGAACCTTGTTGTTCAAAGTACTCTTTTAGCAGTTTTTCTTTACGTTCAATCTCGTTTGGCAGAAAGCTGTTCGCCCAGATTTGGCCATGTGGGTGAGGCTGAGAACACCCCATGGTCTCACCTTTATTCTCAAACGCTTGAACCCAA
It encodes the following:
- a CDS encoding DUF3332 domain-containing protein, with the translated sequence MKKTITKIVALAVASVALSGCVGSNAVTGYLMQFNLKAVDNRYARGGLNMLLAPVYGLTVAADYLVFNSLEFWTGKNPITGTPHIFDSKTDTYIDINHQLDKSLTEAPIAPLTQNRVIERGEMMQLDENTIQMSITYQNGDKATLIGVREGEIVTYSIDGEIVAQTSIDELAAYAAERA
- a CDS encoding succinylglutamate desuccinylase/aspartoacylase family protein translates to MARLKPNQPFELLGQSVQPGHRMEIELQAAQLYTHSPLSIPIEVIHGRQAGPTLMVNAAIHGDELNGVEIARQLTNAIEPKKLKGTLIVVPIVNVFGFIHKSRYLPDRRDLNRCFPGSEKGSLTSRIAHTFFENIATRCDYILDLHTGAIHRTNLPQIRANLSNPETLRIANAFATPVIIDSPLRDGSLRSEAEKLGIPVLTYEGGEALRFDHLAIRAGYLGVHQVMKAIGMLRPNRKKLPEPVISRSTSWIRAESDGILRNMVRLGEKVEAGQTLAYVSSPLGNQESQIITKKGGIVIGQQTLPLVNEGDAVFHIAYFNQDDEDVEQSVENYIEEVAEEDWLTTLNN
- a CDS encoding DUF3622 domain-containing protein encodes the protein MSKTKKFDIRLSEKRNGWCAEITRQVTSRSTRVSKRETGFETEAQAQEWAEKELASFVANQAERNERKAEQRKERDELRHAKELKAEQAREARAKARAAAAELDAE
- a CDS encoding adenosine deaminase yields the protein MDSFIKNLPKVELHLHIEGTLEPELMFELAKRNNIDIPFDTPEQVRQAYQFHNLQSFLDIYYQGANVLIHEQDFYDLTWAYLLKCQQDNVIHTEIFFDPQTHTERGIEFETVITGITRALKQADQELGISSQVIMCFLRHLDEESAFETLNRALPYKEHIIGVGLDSSELGHPPEKFQRVFQEALNHGFLSVAHAGEEGPAQNIRGAIEVLGVTRIDHGVRCSEDPELVSELAARRMPLTVCPLSNTKLKVFETMQQHNIIELLRKGLCVTINSDDPAYFGGYMNDNFLAVAHAHDVTEQEIAQLSINAIEASFISPHAKEDMITQVRHYLANH
- a CDS encoding NnrS family protein, which translates into the protein MLNITDKSVEDAIPAYLRLGFRPFFFLGSIYAVLAIVLWVYMFQNGQPEALQVPALWWHVHEMLFGFSMAIVVGFVLTAVQTWTGVNGTKHYRLAALVGLWLAPRILFWTPAPLWLISSIEALFLAFAAYEIGFRVVHAKGWKNLFFVPLFILAIVANFASYATIKGMPPFPSSAVWHAMLWWFTLLLSVMGGRVIPFFTARRFNFDKPQPLLWLEWLANLPLVGLFVLSFFPLTFVEVGKPLMLFAGLVQLVRVIRWKPWATLSEPLVWSLHAAYLCIPLSLLLRGLLDSPFAGHNMIHLFAIGGLSGLILAMIARVTMGHTGRAIYKGPNMALAFAALILAAILRSVGVSFFPAYMMPIINISAGLWVLAFGMYVLKFGMMLLTPRVDGHPG
- a CDS encoding gamma-glutamylcyclotransferase family protein, whose amino-acid sequence is MYIFGYGSLINSSSRQLTGQTGKAIPAIVDGLVRHWSKIDDSYVLSPLIVNQGQGQVNGVLLEVDEVALVEFDRRERGYHRIELNPDQIEAHQGFDPSQTIWVYIKDEIEAPCNNSPIVQTYVDTVIAGCLEISESFASHFVQHTQGWQHPMVNDRHQPKYGNLAGVSEHHHSIIDDLLLVVRSS
- a CDS encoding tRNA-binding protein, whose translation is MDTIAYGDFAKLEMRVGKIIEVARHENADKLYIVQIDVGEKTLQTVTSLVPYYTEEELMGKQVVVLCNLAKAKMRGHTSECMLLCAETDDESESVLLTPERMMPAGVRIV
- a CDS encoding substrate-binding domain-containing protein, which translates into the protein MATIKDVAKEAGVSVATVSRVINKSPKASASSIESVTQAMKKLGYRPNANARALVSQSTNTVGVLVGDISDPFFGTLVKSVDNVARENGKHILVGNGSHDREEEKQAIELLINNRCESLVIHSKGLTDEELIAYAKEVKGLVVINRYIEEIGERCIFLDNQKGAYLATEYLIRHGHRNIACIASSINIEDADERVQGYRAALRDYDIELPDSYIESSQPSSEGGEYAMTNLLTKSLPITGIVAYNDYMAAGALSVLDENGIQAPDQMSIVGFDDGLIARYVSPKLTTIRYPIQIMAEKATRLALQLAKQEVTSSETMRFSPTLVRRNSVSKVS
- the galM gene encoding galactose-1-epimerase is translated as MTQAQSLHQSMTQTAAYDGQSAQLVTLTNQQGMEVTLMDIGATWLSCILPVKGNKREVLLGVNSMENFNKQASYMGTTVGRYANRIAKGRFKIDGVNHKVDVNQAGNTLHGGPNGFDKRRWTTQEQTESSVTYELTSQDGDQGFPGTLKVSVRYQLTEDNRVSIDYFATTDKETVVNLTNHAYFNLLGAELEQDCLSHIVSINASQYLPTDKSGIPLSGLKSVKSTSFDFNRPTMISERLMGDEQQKNAKGYDHSFLLAEECRAGKCAATVTSPDALVTLKVFTTKPAMQLYTGNWLAGTPNRSGTSYQDYAGVALETQFLPDSPNHPEWKQESCILRPEQEYRYQTCYQFEFSGDCSD
- the galK gene encoding galactokinase, yielding MSDLIQNAKASFNAVLNYAPTHIIQAPGRVNLIGEHTDYNDGFVLPCAINYQTVVAAAKREDNIVRVVSVDYGDAVDEFDLTQEITFQQDKMWANYIRGVVKCLKARGYEFNGADISVTGNVPQGAGLSSSAALEVVIGQTFKVLYNLEISQAEIALNGQQAENEFVGCNCGIMDQMISAEGQANHAMLLDCRSLETTPVSMPEDMAVVIINSNKKRGLVDSEYNTRREQCEEAARIFGVPALRDVTIEQFNAKVDELDEMVAKRARHVITENDRTEEAAVALRNHDMKRMGELMAESHASMRDDFEITVNEIDVLVEMVKEVIGDEGGVRMTGGGFGGCIVAIVPPTLVDEIKATVEQKYQAATGLKESIYVCQAKDGAGIVEVI
- a CDS encoding UDP-glucose--hexose-1-phosphate uridylyltransferase; the protein is MSKVEFNPVDHPHRRYNPLTGQWILVSPHRAKRPWSGQDEKPSTEQLPAYDKECFLCPTNTRISGDENPDYDGTYVFSNDFAALMPDSPDAPESENPLFKTQGVRGLSRVICFSPDHSKTLPELPVNKIRGVIDTWNEQIEELGQEYVWVQAFENKGETMGCSQPHPHGQIWANSFLPNEIERKEKLLKEYFEQQGSNLLVDYVEAEMKDGSRTVVETEHWIAVVPYWAAWPFETMLLPKTHIRRMSELTDEQRDDLAVAIKKLTSRYDNLFQCSFPYSMGWHYAPFFEEGTDIDHWQLHALFYPPLLRSASVRKFMVGYEMLAESQRDLTAEQAAQRLRDLSDVHYKEQ